From one Alphaproteobacteria bacterium genomic stretch:
- a CDS encoding O-antigen ligase family protein: MSTTLATILAATALALALASAFASGGETLAGQGLVVAAGGIGLGAVALAPAMARRRFLPPSLRWAAGCWAALSVWCLIQAAPFGVFVHPAWPAAAQALGEPQAGAIVLDPQAATDAAARLAAYGGLFAAGLAAAEEARRLRAALALAIAAIAATALFAVDWDTGPAGLAKVRQWGDLAFPFANRNHLCVFVGIGAIAAATGLVQPTASARWRALLGAALLACLAAAFASHSRAGLAALGGGLAVALLSALASRKRLFWGMAVGAALGLAFAAGTLARLETLGDAAALRLAIIGEAFRLSAERPLLGVGSFDLAFQAMASAFPQGLVLSAHNVLAESLVERGWPATVVAVAALTLVLGQCARSIAAAGESRVRGAAAIGIATMVSLHGMVDFSVHIPTIAALVAFALGSGAAPSRQSALAPPEKVARGTRFQGARA; this comes from the coding sequence ATGTCGACGACCTTGGCGACGATCCTGGCGGCGACCGCGCTGGCGCTGGCGCTCGCCAGCGCCTTTGCCAGCGGCGGCGAGACGCTGGCCGGTCAGGGCCTGGTCGTCGCCGCAGGGGGGATCGGCCTCGGGGCGGTGGCGCTGGCGCCGGCCATGGCAAGGCGCCGATTTCTGCCGCCGTCGCTGCGTTGGGCCGCAGGCTGCTGGGCCGCGCTGTCGGTCTGGTGCCTGATCCAGGCGGCACCGTTCGGCGTGTTCGTGCATCCGGCCTGGCCCGCCGCGGCCCAGGCCCTGGGCGAGCCGCAGGCCGGTGCCATCGTCCTCGACCCGCAGGCCGCGACGGACGCCGCGGCGCGGCTCGCCGCCTATGGCGGACTGTTCGCGGCCGGACTGGCGGCGGCTGAAGAGGCGCGCCGGCTCCGGGCCGCTCTCGCGCTCGCCATCGCCGCCATAGCGGCGACGGCGCTGTTCGCCGTCGACTGGGATACCGGCCCCGCCGGGCTCGCCAAGGTGCGCCAGTGGGGCGACCTCGCCTTTCCGTTTGCCAACCGCAATCACCTCTGCGTGTTTGTCGGCATCGGGGCCATTGCCGCGGCAACCGGCCTGGTGCAACCAACGGCCAGCGCCCGGTGGCGGGCCCTGCTGGGTGCCGCACTGCTGGCCTGCCTGGCGGCCGCCTTCGCCAGCCATTCCCGGGCCGGCCTGGCGGCTCTGGGAGGCGGGCTGGCCGTGGCCCTGTTGTCCGCCCTGGCGAGCCGAAAACGCCTGTTTTGGGGCATGGCGGTCGGGGCAGCGCTGGGGCTGGCCTTCGCTGCCGGGACGCTCGCCCGGCTGGAAACGCTGGGGGATGCGGCGGCCCTGCGGCTCGCCATTATCGGCGAGGCGTTTCGGCTCTCGGCCGAGCGCCCGCTGCTGGGTGTCGGCAGTTTCGACCTGGCCTTTCAGGCGATGGCGTCGGCGTTTCCGCAAGGCCTGGTGCTAAGCGCCCACAATGTGCTGGCGGAATCGCTGGTGGAACGCGGCTGGCCCGCCACCGTCGTCGCGGTCGCCGCGCTGACGCTGGTACTGGGACAATGCGCCCGCTCAATCGCGGCCGCTGGCGAATCTAGAGTGCGCGGCGCTGCCGCCATCGGTATCGCGACAATGGTGTCGCTACACGGTATGGTGGATTTCAGCGTTCACATACCCACCATCGCCGCCCTGGTCGCATTTGCGCTGGGGTCGGGTGCGGCGCCCTCCCGGCAGTCAGCACTCGCCCCGCCCGAAAAGGTGGCCCGCGGCACCCGGTTTCAGGGAGCCCGCGCATGA
- a CDS encoding mannose-1-phosphate guanylyltransferase/mannose-6-phosphate isomerase, with the protein MTIVPVILSGGSGTRLWPLSRELYPKQFLPLVGARSMLQETLAMTQGRGDCGQPLVLGNEAHRFIVAQQAQEIGCPIRPIVLEPTARNTAPAVAAAATILAGENPDALLLVLPADHSFADRAAFMDAVAAAAPTAAAGRLVTFGVKPTRPETGYGYIRPGGALPDAAGVRAVEQFVEKPDADRAARFLADGYLWNAGIFLFRAGTVLEEMRRHCPDAVSAADAAVRAGGADLDFFRLGKDAFAAAPSISIDHAVMEKTDRAAVQPIDVGWTDVGAWSALWDIGEKDADGNVLVGDVMARTSRNSYARSDGKLTVLLGVEDLVVVSTDDVTLVAAKDQSQEIKTIVEALRAAKREEADAHVRVYRPWGFYQSVHAGERFQVKRLTVWPGQQLSLQKHYHRAEHWVVVNGTAVVTRDDEEILLRENESVYLPLGCVHRLANPGRLPLNIIEVQSGSYLGEDDIVRFEDTYGRS; encoded by the coding sequence ATGACCATCGTCCCCGTTATCCTCTCCGGCGGCAGCGGAACCCGGCTCTGGCCGCTCTCGCGCGAACTGTATCCCAAACAGTTCCTGCCCCTGGTGGGTGCGCGCTCCATGCTCCAGGAGACCCTGGCCATGACCCAGGGCCGCGGCGACTGTGGCCAACCCCTGGTGCTGGGCAACGAGGCGCACCGTTTCATCGTTGCCCAGCAGGCCCAGGAAATCGGCTGCCCGATCCGGCCGATCGTGCTGGAGCCCACCGCCCGCAACACCGCGCCGGCGGTGGCCGCGGCCGCCACGATCCTGGCCGGGGAGAACCCGGACGCGCTTCTGCTGGTGCTGCCGGCGGACCACAGCTTTGCCGACCGGGCCGCGTTCATGGACGCCGTCGCCGCCGCCGCGCCCACGGCCGCAGCCGGACGCCTCGTCACCTTCGGGGTCAAGCCGACCCGACCGGAAACTGGCTATGGCTATATCCGCCCGGGCGGGGCGCTGCCGGATGCGGCCGGCGTGCGGGCGGTCGAGCAATTCGTCGAGAAGCCCGATGCGGACCGCGCCGCCCGGTTCCTGGCCGACGGCTATCTCTGGAACGCCGGCATCTTTCTGTTCCGCGCCGGCACGGTGCTGGAGGAAATGCGCCGGCATTGCCCCGACGCCGTTTCCGCGGCCGACGCCGCGGTGCGGGCCGGAGGGGCGGACCTGGACTTTTTCCGTCTCGGCAAGGACGCATTCGCCGCCGCCCCTTCCATCTCCATCGACCACGCGGTGATGGAAAAGACCGACCGGGCCGCGGTCCAGCCCATTGATGTCGGCTGGACCGATGTCGGCGCCTGGAGCGCGCTTTGGGACATCGGCGAAAAAGACGCCGACGGCAATGTGCTGGTCGGCGACGTCATGGCACGGACCAGCCGCAACAGCTATGCGCGCAGCGACGGCAAGCTGACCGTGCTGCTGGGGGTGGAGGACCTGGTCGTGGTCTCCACCGACGACGTCACCCTGGTTGCAGCCAAGGACCAAAGCCAGGAAATCAAAACCATCGTCGAAGCGTTGCGCGCCGCGAAGCGCGAGGAGGCGGACGCCCATGTCCGCGTCTACCGCCCGTGGGGCTTCTATCAATCGGTTCATGCCGGGGAGCGGTTTCAGGTCAAGCGCCTGACCGTGTGGCCCGGCCAACAGCTCTCCCTCCAAAAACACTATCATCGGGCAGAGCATTGGGTCGTCGTCAATGGCACCGCCGTCGTCACCCGTGACGACGAGGAAATCCTCCTGCGAGAGAACGAGTCGGTCTACCTGCCCCTGGGCTGCGTGCACCGCCTCGCCAATCCGGGCCGCCTGCCCCTCAACATCATCGAGGTGCAGTCCGGCTCCTATCTGGGAGAGGATGACATTGTCCGTTTCGAGGATACCTACGGCCGCAGCTAG
- a CDS encoding nucleotide sugar dehydrogenase has product MTVVVCGLATVGASMAAWLLERGHTVVGVDTDASKREAVAGGRAPVSEPGMAEAFADGVATGRLSVADDLARAMMDPAVDTVAIAVGTPRAEDGSLSLAQIHAATNAVIDGIRRRPDGSPAVLICYRSTVPPGTCRDVLLPKLEQALGPAGGWFEIAYHPEFLRMGHGLEDAREPGRIVLGERYPGASRRLNGIYGNPAGQVFEIDFASAELAKMADNTWRAAKVAFANETARLAMATGAAPQEVMRVLTADARYNLSGAYLTPGLPFGGYCLPKDSAGIAEAAAEWGVETPLFAALNRSNAAHADAIVTALLAQYPAGSRLLQMGLGFKPGSDDLRESPLCDLAERLLACGICLAIWDPAFPDPGGLPASLRSSWCGEPDTRDVDAIILGHPWPRAARRPLAPMIDLTHLSSLQPALP; this is encoded by the coding sequence ATGACGGTCGTCGTCTGCGGGCTCGCCACCGTCGGGGCGAGCATGGCGGCCTGGTTGCTGGAACGCGGCCACACCGTCGTCGGCGTCGACACCGACGCCAGCAAGCGCGAGGCCGTCGCCGGCGGTCGGGCACCCGTCAGCGAGCCCGGCATGGCCGAGGCCTTCGCCGACGGTGTCGCCACGGGCCGGCTGAGCGTCGCGGATGATCTGGCCCGCGCCATGATGGACCCGGCGGTGGACACCGTCGCCATCGCCGTCGGCACGCCGCGCGCCGAGGACGGCAGCCTGTCGCTCGCGCAGATCCACGCGGCCACCAATGCCGTCATCGACGGCATCCGGCGCCGGCCGGACGGCAGCCCCGCCGTGCTGATCTGCTATCGCTCCACCGTGCCGCCCGGCACCTGTCGCGACGTGCTGCTGCCGAAGCTGGAACAGGCTCTCGGCCCCGCCGGCGGCTGGTTCGAGATCGCCTACCACCCCGAATTCCTGCGCATGGGCCACGGGCTGGAGGATGCGCGCGAACCCGGCCGGATCGTGCTGGGCGAGCGCTATCCGGGCGCGAGCCGGCGCCTGAACGGCATTTACGGCAACCCGGCGGGCCAGGTGTTCGAGATCGACTTCGCCAGCGCGGAACTGGCGAAAATGGCGGACAACACCTGGCGGGCGGCCAAGGTGGCATTTGCCAACGAAACCGCGCGCCTCGCCATGGCGACCGGGGCCGCGCCGCAGGAGGTGATGCGGGTCCTGACCGCGGACGCACGCTACAACCTCTCCGGCGCCTATCTGACGCCGGGCCTGCCGTTCGGCGGCTATTGCCTGCCGAAAGACAGCGCCGGCATTGCCGAAGCCGCGGCGGAATGGGGGGTCGAGACGCCGCTGTTCGCGGCGCTGAACCGCAGCAACGCGGCCCATGCCGACGCCATCGTCACGGCGCTGCTGGCACAATATCCGGCCGGCAGCCGGCTGTTGCAGATGGGCCTGGGCTTCAAGCCCGGCAGTGACGACCTGCGCGAAAGCCCGCTCTGCGACCTGGCGGAGCGCCTGCTGGCCTGCGGCATCTGCCTCGCCATCTGGGATCCGGCGTTTCCCGATCCGGGCGGCCTGCCGGCATCGCTGCGGTCGAGCTGGTGCGGCGAGCCGGATACGCGGGACGTTGACGCGATCATCCTGGGCCAT